One genomic segment of Arachis duranensis cultivar V14167 chromosome 4, aradu.V14167.gnm2.J7QH, whole genome shotgun sequence includes these proteins:
- the LOC107484570 gene encoding delta-1-pyrroline-5-carboxylate synthase (The sequence of the model RefSeq protein was modified relative to this genomic sequence to represent the inferred CDS: added 48 bases not found in genome assembly) gives MQPPVKNGFNVFLGNSTEWRLSNGPAYLNSPPAYIEPESVTLDPSRAFLKDVKRLIVKVGTAVVTRSDGRLALGRLGALCEQLKELNSRGYEVILVTSGAVGLGRQRLRYRRLANSSFSDLQKPQGEFDGKACAAVGQSSLMALYDTMFSQLDVTSSQLLVNDGFFRDAGFRKQLSDTVHSLLNLRVIPIFNENDAVSTRKAPYEDSSGIFWDNDSLAGLLALELKADLLVLLSDVEGLYSGPPSDPNSKLIDTYVKEKHQKEITFGDKSRLGRGGMTAKVNAAVCAAYAGTPVIITSGYATDNIIRVLQGDRIGTVFHKDAHLWAHIKQVSAREMAISARDCSRRLQSLNSEERRKILLAVADALENNLSLIMEENGVDIADAELAGLEKSLISRLALKPEKIAGLVKSVRMLADMKEPIGQILKRIELADKLTLERISCPLGVVLVIFESRPDALVQIAALAVRSGNGLLLKGGKEAKRSNAALHKVITSAIPEKVGDKLIGLVTSREEIPDLLKLDDVIDLVVPRGSNKLVSQIKESTKIPVLGHSDGICHVYVDKAANIDMAKQIVKDAKIDYPAACNAMETLLVHKDLSETGGLNQLVAELTKEGVELYGGPRASGLLNITKTSSFHKEYSSPACTVEIVDDVSAAIDHIHQYGSSHTECIVTEDPEVAETFLRRVDSAAVFHNASTRFCDGARFGLGAEVGISTSRIHARGPVGVEGLLTSKWILRGSGQVVDGDRGVTYTHKELPIIA, from the exons ATGCAGCCTCCCGTCAAAAATGGTTTCAACGTGTTTTTGGGCAACTCGACGGAGTGGCGCCTTTCGAATGGGCCGGCTTACTTGAACTCGCCGCCGGCATACATAGAACCTGAATCAGTCACCTTGGATCCTTCTCGAGCTTTCTTGAAGGATGTCAAGCGCCTCATCGTTAAG AGACTTGGAGCTCTTTGTGAGCAG CTTAAAGAATTAAATTCTAGGGGATATGAGGTTATATTAGTGACTTCAGGTGCTGTCGGCCTTGGACGTCAAAGACTAAGATATCGCAGATTGGCCAATAGCAG TTTTTCGGATCTTCAAAAGCCACAAGGTGAATTCGATGGAAAAGCATGTGCAGCCGTTGGGCAGAGTAGTCTTATGGCTCTCTATGATACCATGTTCAGCCAG CTTGATGTGACTTCATCCCAACTTCTTGTGAATGATGGCTTCTTTAGGGATGCAGGTTTCAGAAAACAACTTTCAGACACTGTGCACTCACTATTGAATTTAAGAGTTATCCCCATTTTCAATGAAAATGATGCTGTTAGTACTAGGAAGGCACCATATGAG GACTCATCTGGTATATTCTGGGACAATGACAGTTTGGCTGGTTTATTAGCATTGGAACTAAAGGCTGATCTTCTTGTTCTGTTGAGTGATGTTGAAGGCCTTTATAGTGGCCCTCCATCTGACCCAAACTCAAAGCTAATTGATACATATGTGAAAGAAAAGCATCAAAAGGAAATCACTTTTGGAGACAAATCAAGATTGGGGAGAGGGGGTATGACTGCCAAAGTTAATGCTGCTGTTTGTGCTGCTTATGCTGGCACCCCGGTCATCATTACTAG TGGCTATGCAACAGACAACATCATAAGAGTACTCCAAGGAGATAGAATTGGCACTGTTTTCCACAAAGATGCACATCTGTGGGCCCACATAAAGCAAGTGAGTGCACGTGAGATGGCAATTTCAGCACGTGATTGTTCAAGACGACTTCAA TCTTTAAACTCTGAAGAAAGGAGGAAGATATTGCTAGCAGTGGCAGATGCACTAGAGAACAATCTAAGCTTGATAATGGAAGAGAATGGAGTTGATATTGCTGATGCAGAGCTTGCTGGATTGGAAAAATCACTCATCTCTCGTTTGGCCCTCAAGCCTGAGAAG ATTGCTGGGCTTGTGAAATCTGTTCGAATGTTGGCAGACATGAAGGAACCTATTGGTCAGATTTTAAAGAGAATTGAG CTAGCAGATAAACTCACACTGGAGCGAATATCGTGTCCTTTGGGTGTTGTCCTAGTTATTTTTGAGTCACGACCAGATGCCCTTGTCCAG ATTGCTGCTTTGGCAGTTCGAAGTGGAAATGGTTTATTGCTTAAAGGTGGAAAGGAAGCCAAAAGATCAAATGCTGCCTTACACAAG GTTATTACTTCAGCTATTCCAGAAAAAGTTGGTGACAAACTTATAGGACTTGTGACTTCAAGGGAAGAGATCCCAGATTTGCTTAAG CTTGATGATGTGATAGATCTTGTTGTCCCCAGAGGCAGTAACAAGCTTGTTTCTCAAATCAAGGAATCAACAAAGATTCCTGTCCTCGGTCATTCTG ATGGAATTTGTCATGTGTATGTTGACAAAGCTGCTAATATTGATATGGCGAAGCAGATTGTTAAGGATGCAAAGATTGATTATCCTGCAGCTTGCAATGCAATG GAAACCCTTCTTGTACACAAGGATCTGTCAGAAACTGGTGGACTTAATCAACTTGTTGCTGAACTCACAAAAGAAG GTGTTGAACTATATGGTGGACCAAGAGCAAGTGGCTTATTGAACATTACTAAAACAAGTTCTTTCCATAAGGAGTATAGCTCACCAGCATGCACAGTTGAAATTGTTGATGATGTATCTGCTGCCATTGATCACATACATCAATATGGAAG TTCTCATACTGAATGCATTGTTACAGAAGACCCTGAAGTTGCTGAAACTTTCTTACGTCGAGTTGATAG TGCTGCTGTATTCCACAATGCAAGTACAAGGTTCTGTGATGGAGCACGCTTTGGTCTTGGAGCAGAG GTTGGAATAAGCACCAGCAGAATTCATGCTCGAGGCCCTGTAGGAGTTGAGGGGTTATTAACTAGTAAATG GATATTGAGAGGGAGTGGGCAAGTGGTAGACGGTGATCGAGGGGTCACTTACACTCACAAGGAACTTCCAATCATAGCATGA
- the LOC107484571 gene encoding NADPH-dependent aldo-keto reductase, chloroplastic — MDKKTAHGPLYFDLNTGGKIPSVGLGTWKAPSGEVGNAVIAAVKAGYRHIDCARVYDNEKEVGDALKKLFSTGVVQRSDLFITSKIWTSDCAPEDVSKALTRTLEDLQLDYIDLYLMHWPFRTKPGSRGWAPEIMAPLCLPETWNAMEGLYASGQARAIGVSNFSTKKLQDMLQYAKVPPAVNQVECHPVWQQPALHNFCKSTGVHLTAYSPLGSPGSWIKGEILKEPVLIDIAKQLNKTPAQVALRWGIQSGHSVLPKSVNESRMKENLSLFDWSIPPELFSKFSEIHQQRLLRGDTAVHETCSPYKSLEELWDGEI; from the exons ATGGATAAAAAAACAGCACACGGGCCTCTGTATTTTGATCTGAACACTGGAGGAAAGATACCGTCAGTTGGTCTTGGAACATGGAAAGCTCCTTCAGGTGAAGTTGGTAATGCTGTAATTGCTGCAGTCAAG GCTGGCTATAGGCATATAGATTGTGCTAGGGTGTATGATAACGAAAAAGAG GTAGGGGATGCGCTGAAAAAGCTATTTTCCACTGGGGTAGTACAGCGTAGTGATTTGTTCATAACATCAAAGATATG GACTAGTGACTGTGCACCTGAAGATGTATCAAAGGCATTGACTAGGACTCTGGAGGATCTGCAGCTTGACTACATTGATCTATATCTT ATGCATTGGCCGTTCAGGACAAAGCCAGGTTCACGAGGTTGGGCTCCCGAGATCATGGCTCCATTGTGTCTTCCAGAGACATGGAATGCAATGGAAGGTTTATATGCCTCCGGTCAGGCACGGGCAATTGGGGTGAGCAACTTTTCCACCAAGAAGCTGCAAGACATGCTCCAATACGCTAAGGTTCCGCCAGCAGTTAACCAAGTGGAGTGCCACCCTGTGTGGCAACAACCTGCTCTtcacaatttctgcaaatccaCTGGTGTTCATCTCACA GCATATTCACCTTTAGGCTCTCCTGGGTCCTGGATAAAGGGGGAAATCTTGAAGGAACCAGTGTTGATTGATATTGCAAAACAACTTAACAAGACTCCGGCACAAGTGGCTCTTCGCTGGGGAATCCAAAGTGGCCACAGCGTTCTTCCGAAGAGTGTCAATGAATCTAGGATGAAGGAGAACCTTAGCTTATTTGATTGGTCCATCCCTCCCGAGCTCTTCTCAAAGTTCTCAGAGATTCATCAG CAACGGTTACTTCGCGGGGACACTGCGGTGCACGAAACCTGTAGTCCTTACAAAAGTCTTGAAGAGTTGTGGGATGGAGAAATATGA